One genomic segment of Effusibacillus pohliae DSM 22757 includes these proteins:
- a CDS encoding helix-turn-helix transcriptional regulator, which translates to MEFVTIQELARMTGVSTATIRLDIKSGKLPVADQGKRGRGNPTRIRIEDLAAADRAQYRQLARRFLESGTLQPLAEEQEKERFSVNELALRTGLSPQVVRKDIIDGKLKAEGGGRRGSPYYIPAENLANAERIEYRRLAESQRSTGDEMLEKLQSEVCLLKKEVERLKERLQAFESQTVASQTAAASQTNAANGGPELANGDPQIAHSANGKPGRIVEVEIDSVVLPHIFQGYYVSDEKLKRLKTKVQNGEPLDCIQIRRLDDGSYVLRRGIAQYHVARELGLTSLPAYVESSEE; encoded by the coding sequence TTGGAGTTTGTCACGATTCAGGAGCTGGCTCGCATGACCGGCGTCTCGACAGCCACGATTCGTCTTGACATAAAATCGGGTAAACTGCCCGTGGCGGATCAGGGCAAGCGGGGAAGGGGCAACCCGACGCGGATCCGGATCGAAGATCTGGCGGCCGCCGACCGGGCTCAATATCGGCAGCTTGCCCGCCGGTTCTTGGAGAGCGGGACCTTGCAGCCGCTTGCCGAGGAACAGGAAAAAGAGAGGTTCAGCGTCAACGAGTTGGCCCTGCGCACAGGATTGTCGCCGCAGGTGGTGCGCAAAGACATCATCGACGGCAAACTGAAAGCGGAAGGCGGCGGCAGGCGGGGCAGTCCTTATTACATCCCGGCAGAGAACCTGGCGAACGCCGAACGGATTGAGTACCGTCGTTTGGCGGAGAGCCAGCGGTCGACGGGCGATGAAATGTTGGAGAAACTGCAAAGCGAAGTCTGTCTGCTGAAAAAGGAAGTCGAGCGGCTGAAAGAACGGTTGCAAGCGTTCGAAAGCCAAACGGTGGCCAGCCAGACGGCGGCAGCTAGCCAAACAAACGCGGCAAACGGCGGCCCGGAATTGGCCAACGGTGACCCGCAAATCGCCCATTCAGCCAACGGCAAGCCGGGAAGGATCGTTGAGGTCGAAATCGACTCGGTGGTGCTGCCCCATATTTTTCAGGGGTATTATGTGAGTGACGAGAAGTTGAAGCGCTTGAAAACCAAGGTACAGAACGGCGAACCACTGGATTGTATCCAGATCCGCCGGTTGGACGACGGATCTTACGTGCTGCGGCGCGGAATCGCCCAGTATCATGTGGCGCGGGAACTCGGGTTGACCAGCCTGCCTGCATACGTCGAGAGTTCTGAAGAATAA
- a CDS encoding ArsB/NhaD family transporter: MEQQAILAIGIFLLTYALIISEKIHRTIVAMAGGILMVVVGIVDQETALHHIDFNTLGLLVGMMIIVTVTGKTGLFKYLAILSAKRANGDPVKIFISLSLITAVASALLDNVTTVLLMVPVTFSITRQLRVPPIPFLISEILASNIGGTATLIGDPPNIMIGSAVTELSFMDFIANLAAVSALILLVTIAILVVFYRKQIQTAKEFQASIMELNAKDELTDIRLLKKCLFVLAVTIGGFFLHQLLHLESATVALFGAFLLLMLTGEHELEDSLAKVEWTTIFFFIGLFALVSGLMETGVISTMAQQAIDLTGGNLTATAMLILWLSAIASAFVDNIPFVATMIPMIKEMGTMGLANLEPLWWSLALGACLGGNGSLIGASANVIVAGLAAKEGQPISFLKFLWIGFPLMILSILISTVYVYLRYLM; the protein is encoded by the coding sequence ATGGAACAGCAAGCGATTTTGGCAATCGGCATCTTTTTGCTCACCTATGCGCTGATCATCAGCGAAAAAATCCACCGCACGATCGTCGCAATGGCAGGCGGGATTCTGATGGTGGTCGTCGGCATCGTCGACCAGGAGACGGCCCTGCATCATATCGACTTCAATACGCTCGGATTGCTCGTCGGGATGATGATCATCGTCACCGTCACGGGGAAAACAGGATTGTTCAAATATTTGGCAATTCTTTCCGCCAAGCGGGCAAATGGCGACCCGGTGAAAATTTTCATCTCGCTCAGCCTGATCACCGCGGTGGCATCCGCGTTGCTCGACAATGTGACGACCGTGCTGCTGATGGTCCCGGTCACATTCAGCATCACCCGGCAGTTGCGCGTACCGCCGATCCCGTTTTTGATCAGCGAGATCCTCGCCTCCAATATCGGAGGAACGGCCACGCTGATCGGCGATCCGCCGAACATCATGATCGGCAGCGCCGTGACTGAATTGAGTTTCATGGACTTTATCGCCAACCTGGCAGCCGTCTCAGCCCTGATTTTGCTGGTGACGATTGCGATCCTGGTCGTGTTCTACCGGAAGCAAATTCAAACGGCGAAAGAATTTCAAGCGAGCATCATGGAGTTGAACGCAAAAGACGAACTGACAGACATCCGCTTGCTGAAAAAATGCCTGTTCGTGCTGGCTGTCACGATCGGCGGGTTCTTTTTGCACCAGCTGCTGCATCTGGAATCGGCAACCGTGGCGCTGTTTGGCGCATTTCTGCTGCTGATGCTGACGGGTGAGCACGAACTGGAGGATTCGCTGGCGAAAGTCGAATGGACCACGATCTTCTTTTTCATCGGGCTGTTCGCCCTCGTCTCCGGTTTGATGGAAACGGGCGTCATCTCCACTATGGCGCAGCAGGCCATCGATTTAACGGGAGGTAACTTGACGGCAACAGCGATGCTGATCCTCTGGCTGAGCGCCATCGCATCCGCGTTCGTCGACAACATTCCGTTTGTGGCAACGATGATCCCGATGATCAAAGAAATGGGGACGATGGGGCTTGCCAATCTGGAGCCGCTGTGGTGGAGCCTGGCGCTGGGAGCCTGTCTAGGCGGCAACGGCAGCCTGATCGGCGCCAGTGCCAACGTGATCGTCGCCGGACTGGCGGCGAAAGAGGGGCAGCCCATTTCGTTCCTGAAATTTTTGTGGATCGGATTTCCGCTGATGATCCTGTCGATCCTGATCAGCACTGTATATGTGTATCTTCGATACTTGATGTAA
- a CDS encoding cation:proton antiporter: protein MESTAVLEVHKVFWIIAIVFVTGMFSGKLAQHLKIPDVAIYILAGVLAGPLLHIILLPAESTADQFIVTLGAALILFDGGRAISFQVLKHVWPTILLLAVPGVVITAAVTAAAAMYLLKLPIIYAWLLAAIIASTDPATLIPVFRQVPIDERIKQTVESESAFNDATGSILTFTVLGLAMGTQTFSLADSVAEFFRSALGGVVVGLVAGWLTALFMSETRFGFFREYPAVAYTASAIASYAIADQLHLSGFMATFVSGVILGNHHSLRLPVNDEKLNAVGHFYEGITLMMRMLIFVLLGTQVNFATLAAYLYPGLAVIAVFMLLARPLTVLACTLPDRKAKWKWNEIAFMFWVRETGVIPAALLGILAGTGIAHLDAIAAVTFLAILITIVLQASTTGWVARKLGVLAENQPGPGGSA from the coding sequence ATGGAATCGACGGCAGTGTTGGAGGTACATAAGGTTTTCTGGATCATTGCGATCGTCTTCGTAACCGGAATGTTTTCGGGTAAATTGGCCCAGCACCTGAAGATACCGGATGTGGCCATTTACATACTGGCCGGCGTATTGGCCGGGCCCTTGCTGCATATCATCCTTTTGCCGGCTGAATCGACCGCCGACCAATTCATTGTCACATTGGGAGCCGCTTTGATTCTGTTTGACGGAGGGCGGGCGATCAGCTTTCAAGTGCTGAAGCACGTTTGGCCGACCATCCTGCTGCTGGCCGTTCCGGGTGTCGTTATCACAGCCGCCGTTACGGCGGCGGCAGCGATGTACTTGCTGAAATTGCCGATCATTTACGCATGGTTGTTGGCGGCCATTATCGCGTCGACAGATCCGGCTACACTGATTCCCGTTTTTCGCCAGGTGCCGATTGATGAGCGGATCAAGCAAACGGTGGAGAGCGAAAGCGCGTTCAACGATGCAACCGGTTCCATTCTCACCTTCACCGTGCTGGGTTTGGCGATGGGGACGCAAACATTCTCGTTGGCGGACAGTGTGGCCGAGTTTTTCAGATCGGCGCTTGGCGGCGTTGTCGTCGGCTTGGTAGCCGGCTGGCTGACGGCGCTGTTCATGTCGGAAACCCGGTTCGGATTTTTCCGGGAGTATCCTGCTGTCGCCTATACAGCTTCCGCCATCGCCTCTTATGCGATCGCCGATCAGCTTCACCTGTCCGGATTTATGGCCACTTTTGTGTCCGGCGTGATCTTGGGCAATCACCATTCGCTCCGCCTGCCCGTAAACGATGAAAAATTGAATGCAGTGGGCCATTTTTATGAAGGAATCACGTTGATGATGCGCATGCTGATTTTTGTTTTGCTGGGCACACAGGTCAATTTTGCAACGCTGGCGGCCTACCTGTATCCAGGCCTCGCTGTGATCGCCGTCTTCATGTTGCTGGCGCGGCCGCTGACTGTCCTGGCCTGCACTCTGCCAGATCGGAAAGCCAAGTGGAAATGGAATGAAATCGCGTTTATGTTTTGGGTGCGGGAAACCGGCGTGATTCCGGCCGCCCTGCTGGGAATCCTGGCCGGCACGGGGATTGCCCATCTGGATGCAATCGCCGCCGTAACGTTTCTGGCGATCCTGATCACGATCGTCTTGCAAGCGAGCACCACCGGCTGGGTCGCAAGAAAACTGGGGGTGCTTGCCGAAAATCAACCGGGTCCTGGCGGATCGGCGTAA
- the rpsD gene encoding 30S ribosomal protein S4, whose translation MARRTGAKHKLCRQVGYPLCGLAKCPAHKRPYPPGQHGPTKRAKRSEYGIQLLEKQKLRYIYGVQEKQFRRYYEEAARRKGITGANLFELLETRLDNIAYRLGFARTLDGARQLVTHGHVTVNGKRVNIPSYSVKVGETIGLTEKGRELQVVKESLENRPVLPPYLSFDETTLTGVLTRKPERTEIPVDVNETLIVEFYSR comes from the coding sequence ATGGCAAGACGAACTGGAGCCAAACACAAACTGTGCAGACAAGTGGGGTATCCGCTGTGCGGGCTGGCCAAATGCCCGGCGCACAAACGCCCCTATCCGCCGGGGCAACATGGGCCGACGAAACGGGCAAAACGCAGCGAGTATGGGATCCAACTGTTGGAGAAGCAGAAGCTGCGCTACATTTACGGGGTTCAGGAGAAGCAGTTTCGCCGCTATTACGAGGAGGCAGCGCGGCGGAAAGGCATCACCGGCGCCAATCTGTTTGAGCTGCTGGAGACTCGTTTGGACAATATTGCCTACCGCCTGGGATTCGCCCGGACGCTCGACGGCGCCCGCCAGCTTGTCACGCACGGCCACGTGACGGTCAACGGAAAACGGGTGAACATCCCCTCGTACTCGGTGAAAGTGGGGGAGACCATCGGCCTGACCGAAAAAGGCCGCGAACTGCAAGTGGTGAAAGAAAGCCTGGAAAATCGGCCGGTGCTGCCGCCGTACCTGTCGTTTGACGAAACGACGCTGACCGGCGTACTGACCCGCAAACCGGAACGGACCGAAATCCCGGTCGACGTGAACGAAACGCTGATCGTGGAGTTCTATTCGCGTTAA
- a CDS encoding family 1 encapsulin nanocompartment shell protein produces MATVRVFDADMPLTGDELERLQNVVIEAARRQLVGRRILELYGPLGAGMQGVPADRFDHVELAAVDQLGEEEQDAFGTGRRVQLTIPILYKDFILHWRDIELARQLGSEIDFSAAAGAASVVAAKEDDLIFNGNQEFGIEGLTNATGRLTHLIEDWTESGRAYSDVVQMTTKLIENGQFGPYAMVVHPALYAKMLRVHQGTNVLEIEHIRELVTAGVYQSPVIKENSGVIVSVGRQNFDLAIAEDLSVSYLGAERMNYPFRVFECLVPRVKRPHSICSFST; encoded by the coding sequence ATGGCGACAGTGCGTGTGTTTGATGCGGATATGCCGTTGACCGGCGATGAGCTTGAGCGTTTGCAAAACGTGGTGATCGAAGCCGCCAGGCGGCAGTTGGTGGGCAGACGGATCCTGGAGTTGTACGGCCCGTTGGGAGCCGGCATGCAAGGAGTTCCGGCCGACCGGTTTGATCATGTCGAACTCGCCGCAGTTGATCAGCTCGGCGAGGAAGAACAGGATGCGTTTGGCACCGGCCGGCGGGTGCAACTGACGATCCCCATTTTGTACAAGGATTTTATTTTGCATTGGCGGGATATTGAATTGGCGAGACAACTGGGCTCGGAGATCGATTTCAGCGCGGCGGCTGGCGCGGCGTCGGTTGTGGCCGCGAAAGAGGATGACCTGATTTTTAACGGGAATCAGGAGTTTGGCATCGAAGGCTTGACCAACGCAACCGGGCGGCTGACCCACCTGATCGAGGATTGGACGGAATCGGGCAGGGCGTATTCGGATGTGGTGCAAATGACGACCAAATTGATCGAAAACGGGCAGTTCGGTCCCTACGCGATGGTCGTACACCCGGCCCTGTACGCAAAAATGCTGCGGGTGCATCAAGGCACCAACGTGCTGGAGATCGAGCATATCCGCGAGCTGGTGACGGCGGGCGTCTACCAATCGCCGGTGATTAAGGAAAACAGCGGTGTCATCGTGTCGGTGGGCAGGCAGAATTTTGATCTTGCAATCGCGGAAGATCTGTCTGTTTCCTATCTGGGAGCGGAACGAATGAATTACCCGTTCCGGGTGTTCGAATGCCTGGTACCCCGGGTGAAGCGGCCGCACTCCATCTGTTCGTTCTCCACATAG
- a CDS encoding peroxiredoxin — translation MPKGATETKTLKVGDKAPDFTLKAHGNRTITLSDYLGKKNVFIAFYPLDWTPVUGAQMPSYEDDLSKFEEYDTQVLGISVDSIPSHEAWQKSIGGISYPLCSDFYPHGEVSKKYGVLREDPNAPAYGASERALFIIDKEGIIRFIDVHPIDKQPDNEELFDVLRKINS, via the coding sequence ATGCCAAAAGGTGCAACCGAGACGAAAACCTTGAAAGTCGGCGACAAGGCGCCTGATTTCACTTTGAAGGCGCACGGCAACCGGACCATCACCTTGTCCGACTACCTTGGCAAGAAAAACGTATTCATCGCGTTCTATCCCCTCGACTGGACGCCGGTCTGAGGTGCCCAGATGCCTTCGTACGAGGACGATCTGTCCAAGTTCGAAGAGTATGATACCCAAGTTTTGGGTATTAGCGTAGACAGCATTCCGAGCCATGAAGCATGGCAGAAATCGATCGGCGGCATTTCCTATCCGCTGTGCTCCGATTTCTATCCGCACGGGGAAGTGTCGAAAAAATACGGCGTGCTCCGGGAAGACCCGAACGCACCGGCGTATGGCGCAAGCGAGCGGGCATTGTTCATCATTGACAAAGAGGGGATCATCCGCTTTATCGATGTTCACCCGATCGACAAACAGCCGGATAACGAAGAACTGTTCGATGTCCTGCGCAAAATCAACAGCTAA
- a CDS encoding glycine/sarcosine/betaine reductase selenoprotein B family protein gives MEMSRKAIPYTPNPLALKDMTIMIVSTAGAHLKEQDPFDTAGDVTYRVIPGDVKAEDFTVTHGAPKEHYNTDEPKKDINCIFPIDRLRELAAEGFIKGVAEKHISMMGYAMRLNQINQETVPAIAKEVTRSKADAVLLTAG, from the coding sequence ATGGAAATGTCGCGGAAAGCGATTCCCTATACGCCGAATCCATTGGCCCTCAAGGATATGACGATCATGATCGTCTCCACGGCGGGCGCTCACCTGAAAGAGCAGGATCCGTTTGATACGGCGGGGGATGTGACCTACCGGGTGATTCCCGGCGATGTGAAGGCGGAAGATTTCACGGTTACGCACGGCGCTCCGAAGGAGCATTACAACACGGATGAACCGAAGAAAGACATCAACTGCATTTTTCCGATCGACCGGCTGCGCGAACTGGCCGCGGAAGGGTTTATCAAAGGTGTGGCGGAAAAGCATATCTCGATGATGGGCTACGCGATGCGGCTGAATCAGATCAACCAGGAAACGGTGCCGGCGATCGCGAAAGAAGTTACCCGTTCCAAAGCCGATGCTGTTCTTTTGACAGCCGGCTGA
- a CDS encoding extracellular solute-binding protein → MKKMLGLTMAASLALTGLVGCSGSQSAGQPQQAPQNTPVTLKFWNTMDPSETKVLQTIVDDFMKQNPNIKIDMQNVPFSDAQSKFKIAAQAGDGPDVLRCEIAWTPEFAALGLLKPIDDKVSEEDKKDYLQAPFNYNVYQGKIYGIPQVTDAPAMLYNKRLLKEAGVEPPKTMEEFKTAVKKLTQNGHYGFYLSADSYFFQPFLYAFGGGTITDSKEILINKPESIEALKFMVGLKNDKVTQTNFDFANQYKNMMTDFKDGKVAIIFNGPWATADILTGKEFQDPSNLGVAPIPAGPKGQGSPVGGHNYVIASSSKYPNEAYKFIEFMNKKENQVKLAKELRLLPTRKSAYEDPALKSDPIFAGFAEQMKVAKNRPVIPEGGQIFKDFTPQIEAVVAGKASPEQALNNVADAWTKLLKK, encoded by the coding sequence ATGAAAAAAATGTTGGGATTGACAATGGCGGCCTCATTAGCCCTCACCGGTTTGGTTGGGTGTTCTGGTTCGCAGTCGGCGGGGCAGCCGCAACAGGCACCCCAAAACACTCCGGTCACACTGAAATTCTGGAACACCATGGATCCCTCGGAAACGAAGGTTTTGCAAACGATTGTTGACGATTTTATGAAACAGAATCCGAATATCAAGATTGACATGCAGAATGTCCCGTTTTCTGACGCCCAGAGCAAGTTTAAAATTGCCGCACAGGCCGGCGACGGGCCCGATGTGTTGCGTTGCGAAATTGCCTGGACGCCGGAGTTTGCCGCACTGGGTTTGTTGAAGCCGATTGACGACAAAGTCTCCGAGGAAGACAAGAAAGATTACTTGCAGGCACCATTCAATTACAACGTGTATCAGGGCAAAATTTACGGAATTCCGCAAGTGACCGATGCGCCAGCCATGCTGTACAACAAACGGCTGTTAAAAGAAGCTGGTGTGGAACCTCCCAAAACGATGGAGGAGTTCAAGACAGCGGTGAAAAAATTGACTCAAAACGGTCATTACGGATTCTATCTGAGCGCCGATTCTTACTTCTTCCAACCGTTCCTGTATGCGTTTGGAGGCGGAACCATCACGGATTCAAAGGAAATTTTGATTAACAAGCCGGAATCGATTGAAGCTCTCAAATTTATGGTTGGTTTGAAAAACGATAAAGTCACACAAACGAATTTTGACTTTGCGAACCAGTACAAAAACATGATGACAGATTTTAAGGACGGGAAAGTGGCGATTATCTTTAACGGACCTTGGGCAACCGCCGATATTTTGACGGGCAAAGAGTTCCAGGATCCGTCCAATCTGGGAGTAGCGCCGATTCCCGCAGGACCGAAAGGACAAGGATCGCCTGTTGGGGGACACAACTATGTGATTGCAAGTTCTTCAAAATATCCGAATGAGGCTTACAAATTCATAGAATTTATGAACAAAAAAGAGAATCAGGTGAAACTTGCCAAGGAATTGCGGTTGTTACCGACCCGCAAATCGGCTTACGAGGATCCGGCTCTCAAGTCCGACCCGATTTTCGCAGGGTTTGCGGAACAGATGAAAGTAGCGAAAAACCGTCCCGTGATTCCGGAAGGCGGCCAGATTTTCAAGGATTTCACGCCGCAAATTGAAGCGGTGGTGGCAGGCAAGGCATCGCCGGAACAGGCGCTGAATAATGTGGCCGACGCGTGGACGAAGCTGTTGAAAAAATAA
- a CDS encoding carbohydrate ABC transporter permease, with translation MKYIQAIKQNKVAYLFLLPAMLVMLCLVFIPLVQGIYYSLTNIDQYNMGNRFVKASYRFIGLQNYISIFSGEGFAEFSKVFRQTLIWTFVNVFFHFVIGLGLALLLNRHVRGRAIYRTLLLIPWAVPSFVSAFAWRWMFNGQYGFINLMLAKLGLQPIPWLSDPFWAMTAVIITNIWLGFPFMMVTMLGGLQSISKELYEAAYVDGANRIQQFFRITLPQLRPTIFVATLLGVIWTFNMFAVIYLITEGGPYNSTQILVTYAYNKAFSSWQLGEATTYGVIILSMLLAFSFFYTRLLKMEKEQ, from the coding sequence GTGAAATATATTCAGGCCATCAAGCAAAACAAGGTAGCTTACTTGTTTCTGTTGCCGGCCATGCTCGTGATGCTTTGCTTGGTGTTTATTCCGCTTGTTCAGGGAATTTATTACAGTCTAACCAATATTGATCAGTACAATATGGGGAACCGGTTTGTCAAAGCCAGTTATCGATTTATCGGATTGCAGAATTACATCTCGATTTTTTCCGGGGAAGGATTTGCGGAGTTTTCCAAAGTTTTTAGACAGACATTGATTTGGACGTTTGTCAACGTGTTTTTTCACTTTGTGATCGGATTGGGATTGGCGCTCCTCCTGAACCGACACGTTCGTGGCCGGGCGATCTATCGCACCCTATTGCTGATTCCTTGGGCGGTGCCTTCTTTTGTATCCGCGTTTGCCTGGCGTTGGATGTTCAACGGTCAATATGGTTTCATCAATCTGATGCTTGCAAAGCTGGGCCTGCAACCGATCCCCTGGTTGTCTGATCCGTTCTGGGCGATGACCGCGGTGATCATCACGAACATTTGGCTGGGATTTCCGTTTATGATGGTGACAATGCTTGGCGGGCTGCAATCGATATCCAAGGAATTATACGAAGCGGCTTATGTCGATGGGGCGAACCGTATCCAACAGTTTTTTCGCATCACATTGCCCCAGCTGCGCCCCACTATATTTGTAGCCACCTTGTTGGGAGTCATCTGGACGTTTAACATGTTTGCGGTGATTTATCTGATTACTGAAGGCGGGCCGTATAATTCGACGCAAATACTTGTCACTTATGCGTATAATAAAGCTTTCTCATCCTGGCAGTTGGGGGAAGCAACCACCTATGGAGTGATTATCCTGTCCATGCTCTTGGCGTTCAGTTTCTTTTATACCCGTCTTTTAAAAATGGAAAAGGAGCAGTAG